One Echinicola strongylocentroti DNA window includes the following coding sequences:
- a CDS encoding glycoside hydrolase family 95 protein yields MAQSPDKSLYFKQPAKNYLEALPLGNGQLGGMVFGNPNSERIVLNEKTLWSGGVQDADRENAHVHLGQIQQYLLQGKNKEAEQLLQENFVSKGDGSGRGKGANVHYGSYQTLGDLWINWQDTASAYSDYTRILDLDRGVATTRWKREGTSFSQIGYVSLTDDVLVVHLTASEKEAISFSLGLDRKENAETYSVDTDQLLMLGELPDEDTTGMRFASMVKIFPVGGELIQKADQLSLRGADECLIVLAAATDYDIDNPALRGADPKEEVLQVINDFKPNGAQARHEKDFGALFERNNFQLDKHESRVVSLSTPERLSRYAEGHPDSQLPVLYFNYGKYLLISSSQPGQLPANLQGIWAPEYQAPWNGDYHLDINIQMNYWLAEPLGYGDLAKPLHQFTSNLVENGQKSAKAYYNAPGWVAHVISNPWYFTSPGEGASWGSTMTGGAWLTEHLWEHYRYSLDTAFLAAYYPVLKGAAEFLSSVLIEEPGHQYLVTAPSNSPENAYLKPNGYKGHTVMGPTMDMQICREVFGNTIQAANILGEDQGLVDQLTKKMARLAPNEVGEKGDLNEWLHDWDDADPQHRHVSHLYGLHPYDEITPWGTPELANAAKATLLQRGDGGTGWSRAWKINFWARLGDGDHALVLLRKLLQPAAGDGTKIVMSNGGTYPNLFCAHPPFQIDGNFGGTAGIIEMLFQSHGEQETIRLIPALPADASWQAGEVKGMQARGAFTVDFKWEEGKVVSGRITSLKGRECSLLLPKGMMLINEEGATIVTNQLDGDSEVVFETLPNQTFSLMPL; encoded by the coding sequence ATGGCTCAGTCACCTGACAAAAGCCTTTACTTTAAGCAACCTGCCAAAAATTACCTAGAGGCCTTGCCCCTAGGCAATGGGCAGTTAGGGGGAATGGTTTTTGGCAATCCCAATAGCGAAAGGATCGTCTTGAATGAAAAGACCTTGTGGTCCGGAGGAGTACAGGATGCCGATAGGGAAAATGCCCATGTTCATTTGGGTCAGATTCAGCAGTATCTTCTCCAGGGAAAAAACAAAGAAGCTGAACAGCTGCTGCAGGAAAATTTTGTTTCTAAAGGAGATGGGTCAGGCCGTGGAAAAGGGGCAAACGTGCATTATGGCAGTTATCAAACTCTTGGAGACTTATGGATCAACTGGCAGGATACAGCCTCGGCCTATTCTGACTACACTCGTATACTGGACCTGGACAGGGGAGTGGCCACGACGAGGTGGAAAAGAGAGGGGACTTCCTTTTCCCAAATTGGTTATGTAAGCTTGACAGATGATGTGTTGGTCGTCCATTTGACAGCATCTGAGAAAGAGGCCATCTCTTTTTCTCTTGGGCTGGATAGAAAAGAAAATGCCGAGACATACAGCGTGGATACTGATCAGTTGCTAATGCTGGGAGAGTTGCCGGACGAAGACACTACGGGAATGCGGTTTGCTTCGATGGTGAAGATATTTCCAGTTGGTGGTGAGCTCATCCAGAAGGCAGACCAACTGTCCCTGAGGGGAGCAGATGAATGCTTGATCGTATTGGCAGCGGCTACGGACTATGATATAGATAACCCTGCATTACGGGGTGCTGATCCCAAAGAGGAAGTACTTCAAGTTATTAATGACTTTAAACCTAATGGAGCTCAGGCAAGACATGAAAAGGATTTTGGGGCGTTATTTGAAAGGAATAATTTTCAGCTTGATAAGCACGAAAGTAGGGTGGTGAGTCTGAGTACTCCCGAACGGCTTTCTAGGTATGCCGAAGGACATCCAGACAGCCAGCTGCCAGTGCTGTATTTTAACTATGGAAAATACCTTTTGATTTCGTCCTCACAGCCCGGCCAGCTGCCTGCAAACCTCCAAGGAATCTGGGCACCGGAATATCAGGCTCCTTGGAATGGAGATTATCACTTGGACATAAATATTCAAATGAACTATTGGTTGGCAGAGCCGCTCGGCTACGGTGACTTGGCAAAGCCGCTTCATCAATTCACGTCCAATCTGGTGGAAAACGGTCAAAAATCAGCCAAAGCCTATTATAATGCGCCAGGATGGGTAGCCCATGTCATTAGCAACCCTTGGTATTTCACATCTCCTGGCGAGGGAGCCAGCTGGGGATCCACCATGACGGGTGGAGCCTGGCTTACTGAGCATTTGTGGGAGCATTATCGTTATTCCTTGGATACGGCTTTTTTGGCCGCCTATTATCCTGTCCTTAAAGGCGCAGCGGAGTTCCTTTCTTCTGTACTTATCGAAGAGCCTGGGCACCAATACTTGGTCACCGCCCCGTCCAACTCACCTGAGAATGCCTACCTTAAACCCAACGGCTATAAAGGACATACCGTCATGGGACCCACGATGGATATGCAAATCTGCCGGGAGGTTTTTGGGAATACCATTCAGGCAGCCAATATCCTTGGAGAAGATCAGGGTTTGGTCGATCAGCTTACCAAGAAGATGGCGCGATTGGCCCCGAATGAGGTAGGTGAAAAAGGTGATTTGAATGAGTGGCTCCATGATTGGGATGATGCTGATCCACAGCATCGGCATGTTTCGCACCTCTATGGCTTACACCCCTACGATGAGATTACCCCTTGGGGCACTCCCGAATTGGCCAATGCCGCTAAGGCTACCTTACTGCAGCGAGGTGATGGAGGTACGGGATGGAGTAGGGCTTGGAAAATCAACTTCTGGGCAAGATTGGGCGATGGAGACCATGCCTTGGTACTGCTCCGAAAGCTCCTTCAGCCAGCAGCTGGTGACGGGACCAAGATCGTTATGAGCAATGGCGGTACCTATCCCAATTTGTTTTGTGCTCACCCTCCATTTCAGATAGATGGAAACTTTGGCGGAACGGCAGGGATTATCGAGATGCTCTTCCAAAGCCATGGGGAGCAAGAGACCATTCGGCTGATCCCTGCGCTACCTGCAGACGCATCTTGGCAGGCAGGCGAAGTAAAAGGCATGCAGGCAAGGGGCGCATTTACAGTGGATTTTAAGTGGGAAGAAGGAAAAGTGGTCTCAGGAAGAATCACTTCTCTTAAAGGAAGGGAATGTAGTTTGTTATTGCCAAAAGGAATGATGCTTATAAATGAAGAAGGGGCTACTATTGTTACCAACCAACTTGATGGCGACAGTGAAGTAGTATTTGAGACCCTTCCCAATCAAACCTTTTCTTTGATGCCCCTTTAG
- a CDS encoding diacylglycerol/lipid kinase family protein — protein sequence MDITLLYNPTAGKGEFDLDSTLAFLTNYSANILAINTKEDDYRHALNSPADLLIIAGGDGTIEKIIRAMKKQGITNPIAILPFGNANNIANGLCVENNLAATLKSWHKGIFYPLSVGKATTPHTSYYFVESIGWGLFKNLLDSDHLHQHNDDTNKIQAGKKVALKEYSRLTPSNYEITLDSRDYSGHYLWVEIMNSKRMGPALSLAPDAVSHDRFLDVFLVAAHERKKLGNYLKSHYSNYATPEIETIKAKEIFIKTSKQFHIDDELSDPIEHQKKDVIQAHITLTEGTIPVVNTKFTSKPAKMIGDSRPK from the coding sequence ATGGACATAACATTATTGTACAACCCAACAGCAGGAAAAGGGGAATTTGATCTGGACAGTACTTTGGCATTCCTGACCAACTACAGCGCCAATATCCTGGCCATAAACACCAAAGAGGACGACTATCGCCATGCCTTGAACTCACCAGCTGACCTTCTCATCATCGCAGGCGGTGACGGTACCATCGAAAAAATCATCAGAGCAATGAAAAAGCAGGGAATAACCAACCCTATTGCCATTCTTCCTTTTGGAAATGCCAATAATATTGCAAATGGACTGTGCGTGGAAAACAACTTGGCAGCAACACTAAAATCTTGGCATAAGGGCATCTTTTACCCTCTTTCTGTCGGGAAGGCAACGACTCCTCATACCTCCTATTATTTTGTAGAATCCATCGGCTGGGGGCTATTCAAAAACCTGCTGGACAGTGATCATCTTCATCAACATAATGACGACACCAATAAAATCCAGGCAGGCAAGAAGGTAGCACTAAAAGAATATTCCCGTTTGACCCCTTCCAACTACGAAATCACTTTGGACTCACGAGACTATTCGGGACACTACTTATGGGTCGAAATCATGAATTCCAAACGCATGGGACCAGCACTTTCGCTAGCCCCGGATGCAGTAAGCCATGACCGTTTTCTGGATGTTTTCTTGGTGGCAGCACATGAGAGGAAAAAATTAGGCAATTATTTAAAATCTCACTACTCCAACTACGCTACACCAGAAATAGAAACCATAAAAGCCAAGGAAATATTTATCAAAACTTCCAAGCAATTCCATATAGATGACGAACTAAGTGATCCCATTGAGCATCAAAAAAAAGACGTAATCCAAGCACATATCACCCTCACTGAGGGGACGATCCCCGTAGTCAACACCAAGTTCACTTCCAAACCCGCCAAGATGATAGGGGATTCGCGGCCAAAGTAA
- a CDS encoding PRC-barrel domain-containing protein produces MRNEVNDLILSSSSLSGTTVKTPQDEKIGSIKDLMIETSTGHIAYVVLEVDTGFLNLGSKYFAIPWQALSLDNHQDEVIILDVNKESLEKSPGFDKDNWPTGPQYDFINKVNAYYGVSENKNVL; encoded by the coding sequence ATGAGAAACGAAGTGAATGATTTGATCTTATCATCCAGTTCACTATCTGGAACCACCGTAAAGACGCCACAGGATGAAAAAATTGGCAGTATCAAAGACCTCATGATAGAAACAAGTACTGGCCATATCGCTTATGTGGTACTGGAAGTTGACACAGGTTTTCTTAACCTAGGAAGTAAGTATTTTGCCATTCCTTGGCAGGCACTTTCCTTGGACAATCACCAAGACGAAGTCATTATTTTGGATGTAAATAAAGAAAGTCTGGAAAAATCCCCGGGATTTGACAAGGACAATTGGCCAACTGGCCCCCAGTATGATTTTATAAATAAAGTAAACGCCTACTATGGCGTTTCCGAAAACAAAAACGTATTGTAG
- a CDS encoding helix-turn-helix domain-containing protein — MEINLKIDLNVLCKTIVKEMLEEEGITYELQSSTTVKVLSSPSVEKLNHLAQRMKPYGITIIDDQKEAMVQKIKTIIIDMVRGEGGSLPVNTSSYLSEKLGFSYGYLSNLFSEMTMTTIENFLIMQKIEMVKHLLSTHNLTLTEIAYQLNYSSVAHLSNQFRKTTGLTPSAFQRILARKRATQQA; from the coding sequence ATGGAGATCAATTTGAAAATTGACTTGAATGTACTGTGTAAAACCATCGTTAAGGAAATGTTGGAAGAGGAAGGGATTACCTATGAACTCCAATCCTCCACTACAGTAAAGGTGCTATCCTCCCCAAGCGTAGAAAAACTCAATCATTTGGCCCAGCGGATGAAGCCTTATGGGATTACTATCATTGATGACCAAAAGGAGGCAATGGTGCAAAAAATAAAAACCATCATCATCGATATGGTCAGGGGAGAGGGAGGTAGCCTGCCGGTAAATACCTCTTCGTACTTAAGTGAAAAACTGGGGTTTAGTTATGGTTACCTTTCCAATCTTTTTTCTGAAATGACCATGACCACTATTGAGAATTTCCTTATTATGCAAAAGATCGAGATGGTGAAGCACTTGTTGTCCACCCACAATTTAACACTTACCGAAATCGCCTACCAGTTAAACTACAGCAGCGTCGCCCATCTGTCCAATCAGTTCAGAAAGACCACTGGTCTGACCCCATCGGCTTTTCAAAGGATACTGGCCCGAAAGAGAGCAACACAACAGGCCTAA
- a CDS encoding SDR family oxidoreductase, translating into MEENKGKPGQVQSHQPGKEHKMDPTPEYLKPNYKGSGKLKDKVAIISGGDSGIGRAVAVLFASEGAKVAIAYLEEDRDAEETKRLVEEQGGSALLVKADLSKKSACKKVVSETLETFGQLNIIINNAAQQYVQRQLEDIDEEQLRKTFETNIFSYFFLTQAALPHLSKGDSVVNTASVTAYRGKPELIDYSSTKGAIVAFTRSLSTSLASKNIRVNGVAPGPIWTPLIPASFSKEEVGEFGVHVPLGRPGEPSEVAPAFLFLASDEASYITGQFIHPNGGEILNT; encoded by the coding sequence ATGGAAGAAAATAAAGGAAAACCCGGACAGGTACAATCGCACCAACCAGGGAAGGAACATAAAATGGATCCCACACCAGAATACCTCAAGCCTAATTACAAAGGTAGTGGTAAGCTTAAGGATAAAGTGGCCATTATCTCTGGTGGTGATAGTGGAATAGGAAGGGCGGTAGCGGTGCTGTTTGCCAGTGAAGGAGCAAAGGTCGCCATAGCTTATTTGGAAGAAGATAGAGATGCAGAAGAGACCAAACGACTGGTGGAAGAGCAGGGTGGCAGCGCTCTCCTTGTCAAGGCGGACCTCAGTAAGAAGTCTGCCTGTAAGAAGGTGGTTTCGGAAACGCTGGAAACGTTTGGCCAATTGAATATAATAATCAATAATGCCGCCCAACAATATGTGCAGAGACAATTGGAGGATATCGATGAAGAGCAATTGAGGAAGACCTTTGAAACCAATATTTTCTCTTACTTTTTCCTAACACAAGCAGCCCTTCCCCATTTGAGCAAGGGCGATTCTGTGGTTAACACAGCCTCAGTAACGGCGTATAGAGGAAAACCAGAATTGATCGATTACTCATCCACCAAAGGGGCTATAGTAGCCTTCACTAGGTCACTTTCTACCAGTTTGGCATCTAAAAATATACGTGTAAATGGCGTGGCTCCTGGTCCGATTTGGACTCCGTTGATTCCTGCTTCTTTTTCCAAAGAAGAAGTTGGGGAGTTTGGCGTTCATGTGCCGTTGGGCAGACCCGGTGAGCCTTCGGAAGTGGCTCCTGCATTCTTGTTTCTTGCTTCTGATGAAGCCAGCTATATTACAGGCCAGTTTATCCATCCGAATGGCGGTGAAATCCTCAACACGTGA
- a CDS encoding four-helix bundle copper-binding protein: MINTQTFRILNECSSTCFYCADACLDEPSGMAECIRNCKVCGDICSLVSKILSTSFSNVKPLVAYCKTICEACADECEKHDHDHCDLCAKACRACASACEDYLQGNLATIKESPGESE; encoded by the coding sequence ATGATCAATACCCAAACTTTCAGAATACTAAACGAATGTTCTTCCACTTGTTTCTACTGTGCGGATGCTTGTCTGGACGAACCCAGTGGTATGGCTGAATGTATCCGTAACTGTAAAGTGTGCGGTGACATTTGCTCCTTGGTTTCAAAAATATTGAGCACCTCTTTCTCCAATGTAAAACCACTGGTGGCCTATTGTAAAACGATATGTGAAGCATGTGCTGATGAATGTGAAAAGCATGATCACGATCATTGTGACCTATGTGCCAAAGCATGCCGTGCTTGTGCCTCTGCTTGTGAAGATTACCTTCAGGGTAATCTGGCTACCATCAAAGAATCTCCTGGAGAATCAGAATAA
- a CDS encoding sigma-54-dependent transcriptional regulator, with protein sequence MESILIVDNQVSVCNLLKRYLTDNGYTVDTSTQATHAIQLMKDNHYQFVISDYRLPKMEGNVFFHMIKSISPKSRVIFTSNQVNLKNVVNMIREGASSYLAKPLNPDELVEVLKQKPRSVPSPSASEKKEAAVEKMPDYVNGESKRAKEVEFKVGKVGPTNFSVILEGETGTGKESYARLIHHCSERKEKPFVAVDCGCLSRELAGSELFGHEKGAFTGAVTHKTGFFEMANGGTIFLDEIANLSSEIQMALLRALQEKIIRKVGGTKEIPIDVRIIAATNEDLFSKSGTTGFREDLFYRLSEFVLKVPPLRERGDDIYQFIDFFLKKTTLELGQKETPRFTDEAMACLVEYQWPGNIRELKNAIRRASLFANSKNLIPASALPEMIRTSKLRNASLSLSREGNSEPVGKQEYNERKDLKSVALMAESEKIKEVLEDVKYNKTKAAQKLNIHRKTLYSKLKALNISY encoded by the coding sequence ATGGAAAGCATTCTTATCGTTGATAATCAAGTCTCCGTTTGTAATTTGTTAAAAAGATACCTGACCGATAACGGTTATACGGTGGATACAAGCACCCAGGCAACACATGCCATCCAGTTGATGAAAGATAATCATTATCAGTTTGTTATCAGTGATTACCGGTTGCCCAAAATGGAAGGGAATGTGTTTTTTCATATGATCAAGAGTATCAGCCCTAAGAGTAGGGTGATTTTTACTTCCAATCAGGTAAATCTAAAGAATGTGGTCAATATGATTCGGGAGGGAGCTTCAAGTTACTTGGCAAAGCCCTTAAATCCGGATGAGCTGGTGGAAGTCCTGAAACAAAAGCCTAGATCAGTACCCTCCCCATCAGCATCAGAGAAAAAGGAGGCTGCTGTAGAAAAAATGCCAGATTATGTAAATGGTGAAAGTAAAAGGGCCAAAGAGGTAGAATTTAAAGTAGGCAAAGTAGGCCCAACTAACTTTTCGGTAATCTTGGAAGGTGAGACGGGGACAGGAAAGGAATCCTATGCACGATTGATCCATCACTGTAGTGAGAGAAAAGAAAAGCCTTTCGTAGCAGTTGATTGCGGCTGCCTGTCTCGGGAGTTGGCGGGAAGTGAGTTGTTTGGTCATGAAAAAGGAGCTTTTACAGGCGCAGTCACTCACAAGACAGGTTTTTTTGAGATGGCCAATGGCGGCACCATATTTCTAGACGAAATCGCCAATCTCAGTAGTGAGATCCAGATGGCTCTTTTGAGAGCACTGCAGGAGAAGATCATCAGAAAAGTGGGAGGTACCAAGGAGATTCCGATAGATGTAAGAATTATAGCTGCCACAAACGAAGATTTGTTTTCTAAGTCAGGGACAACTGGCTTTCGCGAAGATCTATTTTATAGATTGAGTGAGTTTGTCCTTAAAGTCCCACCACTAAGAGAGAGGGGAGACGATATATATCAGTTCATTGATTTTTTCCTGAAAAAAACTACGTTGGAGCTGGGGCAGAAGGAAACCCCGAGATTTACGGATGAAGCGATGGCTTGTCTTGTTGAATATCAGTGGCCAGGAAATATCCGAGAGCTTAAAAATGCCATCAGAAGGGCCAGCCTTTTTGCCAATAGTAAAAATCTCATCCCTGCCTCTGCACTTCCTGAAATGATCAGAACCAGTAAGCTTAGGAATGCTTCGCTTTCCTTATCCAGGGAGGGCAATTCTGAACCGGTAGGTAAGCAAGAATATAATGAGCGAAAAGACCTGAAATCTGTTGCATTGATGGCTGAATCAGAAAAGATCAAAGAAGTTTTGGAAGATGTAAAATACAACAAGACCAAAGCCGCACAAAAGTTAAACATTCATCGAAAAACACTATATAGCAAGCTGAAAGCCCTTAATATTTCTTATTGA
- a CDS encoding response regulator: MNQKTIRILLADDDEDDRMMFRDAIMKVPLKTQVETVNDGVELLQYLANSSRDLPHILFLDLNMPRKNGLECLKEIRSKENLRDLSVAIYSTSNAEKDVEEAFVSGANIYINKPNDFGCLKKVLTKVLSVNWQYVTSGMDRDTFLLSV; the protein is encoded by the coding sequence ATGAACCAAAAGACGATTCGGATATTGTTGGCTGATGATGATGAGGATGATAGAATGATGTTTAGGGATGCCATTATGAAGGTGCCACTGAAGACGCAGGTGGAGACCGTAAATGATGGAGTGGAGCTATTGCAATATTTGGCCAATTCCAGTAGGGATTTACCACATATCCTTTTTTTGGATCTTAACATGCCCAGAAAAAACGGACTGGAATGTTTAAAAGAAATAAGGTCAAAAGAGAATTTACGGGATTTGTCCGTAGCGATTTATTCCACTTCAAATGCGGAAAAGGATGTGGAAGAGGCGTTTGTTAGTGGGGCTAATATTTATATAAACAAGCCGAATGACTTTGGTTGCCTTAAGAAAGTTTTGACAAAAGTACTCTCCGTAAATTGGCAATATGTTACTTCTGGCATGGATAGAGATACTTTTTTATTGAGTGTATGA
- a CDS encoding ATP-binding protein, producing the protein MLRHLGRSEIILNFIFISTVVLLVVIAGSSFIQHQLLLKSQNDIIQSHHFNYSLQNLIVEVSDMESAERAYVASGDKRFLNNYGAIKDSVYNTIREIRQLAISANVPPATVDSLQFIVQGKLDHLEKVIALYGDGKTFVQLQDEFVEGDSLMRNIKTATSMMGYVTYMLFQDRKQYLEKKNKDSPYFTVITFLFSLALFTTAYFKIGNDLRKQKRTLNQLEINHEIFEKAEAMAETGHWKFDPEEREITLSNNQYRLLGYEPKEISPDFWFFIRHVDKKDRKQVVNVIRKVESGLSAESIDVRIFTASGQEKCLQMVIKMHVDEFGKKTVIGVNRDLTKIIASKQELQELNKKLTVQNNAYNNAETIGQMGSISMDCNTGQLSASDNMFGLLGMSSAGDLSDISKFKACIHPEDQADLEGYFTCNSSATDHDWVSFRLMRDSGEYIYVSSLKKIVEESWGKILTTVVRDITAEREAELKLKEQNAELKKINEQLSSFNHIASHDLQEPLRKIQTFISRINEDIDQVPEDLVYYFVKIQKSAERMQQLILDLLDFSRVSRIEDEFKTVALNELVSKSINEMAVAIEEKKGKVHCEKLSTIKVIPFQIIQLFTNLISNSLKYSAPDRPPEIHVSASPVNEEERAAIGRSKPEKLVKIIFEDNGIGFEQEFATTIFELFQRLHPKTSYSGTGIGLAICKKIVQIHRGEIFANSAPGKGTKFTIILPEN; encoded by the coding sequence ATGCTTAGACACCTTGGCCGTTCAGAAATCATCCTAAATTTTATATTTATTTCGACTGTTGTATTGTTGGTGGTGATTGCTGGATCCAGCTTTATCCAGCACCAACTGCTCCTCAAGAGTCAAAATGACATCATCCAGTCACACCATTTCAATTACTCCTTGCAAAACCTTATCGTAGAGGTGTCCGATATGGAGTCGGCCGAGCGTGCCTATGTAGCATCTGGGGATAAACGATTTTTAAATAATTATGGAGCTATCAAAGACTCTGTTTATAATACCATACGAGAGATCAGGCAGCTGGCCATTTCGGCCAATGTCCCCCCCGCCACAGTGGATTCACTTCAGTTTATCGTCCAGGGTAAATTGGACCATTTGGAAAAAGTAATTGCATTATATGGTGACGGTAAGACCTTCGTACAGTTACAAGATGAATTTGTAGAGGGTGACAGTCTTATGCGCAATATAAAGACAGCTACCAGTATGATGGGCTATGTGACTTATATGTTGTTTCAAGACAGAAAACAGTACTTGGAAAAAAAGAACAAAGACTCTCCTTATTTCACGGTTATTACTTTTCTGTTTTCACTGGCCTTGTTTACAACGGCCTATTTCAAGATAGGCAATGATTTAAGAAAGCAAAAACGTACGCTTAATCAACTTGAAATTAACCATGAGATCTTCGAGAAGGCCGAGGCAATGGCAGAAACGGGCCATTGGAAATTTGATCCCGAGGAGCGGGAAATCACCCTGTCCAATAATCAATATAGGCTTTTAGGGTATGAGCCGAAGGAGATTTCCCCAGATTTTTGGTTTTTTATCCGTCATGTGGATAAAAAAGACAGAAAGCAGGTCGTAAATGTCATAAGAAAGGTAGAGAGTGGCCTGTCGGCAGAATCCATTGATGTCCGCATATTTACTGCCTCTGGGCAAGAAAAATGTCTTCAAATGGTGATTAAGATGCATGTAGATGAATTTGGTAAGAAAACCGTTATTGGCGTGAACAGGGACCTTACCAAGATCATCGCATCCAAACAAGAGCTTCAGGAGTTGAATAAGAAATTGACTGTTCAGAACAATGCCTATAATAATGCAGAAACAATAGGCCAAATGGGGAGTATTTCCATGGATTGTAATACAGGTCAATTATCCGCATCTGATAACATGTTTGGGTTACTTGGGATGAGCAGTGCGGGAGATCTTTCTGATATTTCAAAATTCAAAGCCTGTATCCACCCAGAGGACCAAGCAGATTTAGAAGGGTATTTTACCTGTAATTCTTCTGCTACTGATCACGACTGGGTGAGCTTTAGGTTGATGAGGGATAGTGGTGAATATATCTATGTAAGTTCTCTCAAAAAAATAGTGGAAGAGTCTTGGGGAAAAATACTGACCACTGTAGTCCGGGACATTACTGCCGAGCGGGAAGCGGAATTGAAGTTAAAAGAACAAAATGCAGAGTTGAAAAAGATCAACGAACAGCTTTCCTCTTTTAATCATATCGCAAGCCATGACCTACAAGAGCCACTAAGGAAGATCCAGACGTTTATTTCCCGTATCAATGAAGACATCGATCAGGTTCCAGAGGACCTGGTCTATTACTTTGTAAAAATCCAAAAGTCTGCTGAAAGGATGCAGCAGTTGATCTTGGATTTACTTGATTTCAGTAGGGTGAGCAGGATAGAGGATGAGTTCAAGACAGTGGCGCTAAATGAGCTGGTGAGTAAATCGATCAATGAAATGGCTGTTGCCATTGAAGAAAAAAAGGGAAAAGTCCATTGCGAAAAGTTGTCAACCATAAAAGTGATTCCTTTCCAGATTATTCAGCTATTCACCAATTTGATCAGTAACTCCCTTAAATATTCTGCTCCAGATAGACCGCCTGAAATCCATGTTTCCGCTAGTCCGGTGAATGAAGAAGAAAGAGCGGCAATAGGTCGTTCAAAACCTGAAAAATTGGTGAAGATCATTTTTGAAGATAATGGAATTGGGTTTGAGCAAGAATTTGCAACGACTATTTTTGAGCTTTTTCAGCGACTGCATCCGAAGACCAGTTACTCCGGAACAGGAATAGGCCTGGCGATATGTAAAAAAATAGTTCAGATCCATCGGGGAGAGATTTTTGCCAATAGTGCACCTGGAAAAGGAACGAAGTTTACGATTATTCTTCCGGAAAATTGA
- a CDS encoding lmo0937 family membrane protein produces the protein MRSILYIIVVIVLISWVMGAFVYDVGGLIHILLVVALIAFILSFIKRPR, from the coding sequence ATGAGAAGTATCTTGTATATAATTGTCGTGATTGTATTGATCAGTTGGGTAATGGGTGCCTTTGTTTATGATGTAGGCGGTTTGATCCATATACTGCTGGTCGTAGCCTTGATTGCATTTATTTTATCCTTTATTAAAAGACCCCGCTGA